A stretch of the Malus domestica chromosome 08, GDT2T_hap1 genome encodes the following:
- the LOC103428765 gene encoding probable WRKY transcription factor 7: MIYSRANPESFSMHSLILHPSSFAARMEENAVEEAASAGIQSVEKFISLISEHHQSTSSNSEAGTEYKAVADMAVTKFRKVISLLDKGSTGHARFRKAPVTLSQPPPPPVPPKTITQILRPSISEPHDQKTEQTSVFRTEQSSAFKVYCPKPVVRLPPLPQNPHLKITPVVLTNGIGCSERKMDSAAATTINFSPSAPISVANSFISSLTTGDPAEQSISSGFQFTNMSQSSSGRPPLSSSSLKRKCSSVDNVSRLRCGSTTGRCHCSKKRKSKVKRVIRVPAISMKLADIPPDDYSWRKYGQKPIKGSPHPRGYYKCSSQRGCLARKHVERAVDDPTMLIVTYEGDHDHSLGVTEPTAALVLESS; the protein is encoded by the exons ATGATTTATTCAAGGGCAAACCCAGAAAGCTTCTCAATGCATTCTTTAATTCTTCACCCAAGCAG TTTTGCAGCGAGGATGGAGGAGAATGCGGTGGAGGAGGCGGCCTCCGCAGGAATCCAGAGCGTCGAGAAGTTCATTAGCCTGATTTCGGAACACCACCAATCAACGTCGTCGAACTCGGAAGCTGGTACGGAGTATAAAGCCGTGGCGGACATGGCCGTGACCAAGTTCAGAAAGGTCATTTCGTTGTTGGACAAAGGAAGTACCGGCCACGCCCGGTTTCGGAAAGCTCCGGTGACTCTATCTCAGCCTCCCCCGCCGCCGGTGCCTCCGAAGACGATAACCCAAATTCTGAGACCTTCAATTTCAGAACCCCATGATCAAAAAACAGAGCAAACCTCTGTTTTCAGAACAGAACAATCTTCTGCTTTTAAGGTTTATTGTCCGAAGCCGGTGGTTCGCCTGCCGCCGCTGCCGCAAAATCCCCATCTGAAAATCACTCCGGTTGTGCTGACAAACGGTATTGGGTGCTCTGAGAGAAAGATGGATTCTGCTGCTGCCACCACCATCAACTTCTCGCCTTCGGCGCCCATTTCTGTCGCAAATTCGTTCATTTCGTCTTTAACTACTGGGGACCCCGCTGAGCAATCGATCTCTTCTGGGTTTCAATTTACAAATATGTCACAGTCATCTTCCGGTAGGCCGCCTCTGTCTTCGTCATCGTTGAAAAGAAAGTGCAGCTCCGTCGACAATGTTTCTCGTCTCCGGTGCGGATCTACTACCGGCCGCTGCCACTGCTCTAAGAAAAG GAAATCTAAAGTGAAAAGAGTGATTAGGGTTCCTGCAATTAGTATGAAACTGGCTGATATTCCTCCTGATGATTATTCTTGGAGAAAGTACGGTCAAAAACCCATCAAGGGTTCCCCTCATCCAAG AGGGTATTACAAGTGTAGCAGCCAGAGAGGTTGCCTTGCACGCAAGCACGTGGAGCGCGCTGTAGACGATCCCACCATGCTGATCGTGACCTACGAAGGCGATCACGATCACTCCCTCGGCGTCACCGAACCAACGGCCGCCCTCGTCCTCGAATCCTCTTAA